A single Paracholeplasma manati DNA region contains:
- a CDS encoding Tex family protein has product MDQLLVKEIANTLSIKDKQIEAVLSLLDEGNTIPFIARYRKEVTGGLDEEQINEIHKSWEYGVNLLKRKEDVIRLIEEKGMMTDELRNNILKSTKLVEVEDLYRPYKEKKKTKATEAIAMGLEPLAKLILTFPNQINLEAEANKFINEQVKSAEDAITGAKYIIAEQVSDNADYRKALRVEMEVDGLITSKVKKNGEQLDEKHVYEMYYDHVEKVSKVAPHRILAMNRAEDEKIISVSIDSNTPAMLKYLGSKILTNPSSPVVPVVESAIEDALKRLIYPSLEREIRADLTSKAEDQAIEVFAMNLRNLLLQRPMKNKVVLGVDPAYRTGCKLCVVNEQGTVLQKGVIYPHEKYKGEEHIEDRVTLSEKIIRQFIAKHNVDIIAIGNGTASRETEAFIAELLKKYDLTTKYVIVSEAGASVYSASELAREEFPEYSVEERSAASIARRLQDPLSELVKIDPKSIGVGQYQHDVSQKKLSESLDFIVSNAVNQVGVNVNTASKSLLTYVSGLNKTVSENIVKHRDQHGAFKSREDIKKVPRLGDKAFEQSVGFLRIVGGDEALDMTAIHPESYATAKQIMKKYQITPDQFGKPELKKVIDQINRAALQQELSVDKYTLNDILDAFIAPQRDPRDQFDAPVLRNDILHLEDLKPGMMLEGTVRNVVDFGAFVDCGLKEDGLVHISKLSKGFVKHPKDVVAVGDIIKVWVLSVDEKRGKVSLSMIEPR; this is encoded by the coding sequence ATGGATCAATTATTAGTCAAAGAAATCGCGAATACCCTCAGTATTAAAGACAAACAAATCGAAGCTGTTTTAAGTTTACTCGATGAAGGTAACACCATCCCATTCATTGCGAGATATCGTAAAGAAGTCACTGGTGGTCTCGATGAAGAACAAATCAACGAGATTCACAAATCTTGGGAATACGGGGTTAACCTATTAAAGAGAAAAGAAGACGTCATCCGCTTGATTGAAGAAAAAGGCATGATGACCGATGAATTACGCAATAACATCTTGAAATCGACCAAGTTGGTTGAAGTTGAAGATTTATATAGACCTTATAAGGAAAAGAAAAAAACCAAGGCGACCGAAGCCATCGCGATGGGGTTAGAACCACTCGCAAAATTGATTTTAACTTTTCCAAATCAAATCAACTTAGAAGCTGAAGCAAACAAGTTCATCAATGAACAAGTCAAATCCGCTGAAGACGCGATCACTGGTGCGAAGTACATCATTGCTGAACAAGTGAGCGATAATGCAGATTACCGTAAAGCACTCCGTGTTGAGATGGAAGTCGATGGTTTAATCACCTCTAAGGTGAAGAAAAACGGCGAGCAACTCGATGAAAAACACGTCTATGAAATGTATTATGACCATGTTGAAAAAGTATCTAAAGTAGCCCCTCACAGAATCTTAGCCATGAACCGCGCAGAAGATGAAAAAATTATTTCTGTTTCTATTGACAGCAACACCCCTGCGATGTTAAAATATCTCGGTTCAAAAATTTTAACCAATCCGAGTTCACCGGTTGTACCTGTAGTAGAGTCAGCGATTGAAGACGCATTAAAGCGTTTAATCTATCCAAGTTTAGAGCGTGAGATTCGTGCCGATTTGACTTCTAAAGCAGAAGATCAAGCCATCGAAGTCTTCGCTATGAACTTAAGAAACCTCTTATTACAAAGACCGATGAAGAATAAAGTTGTTCTAGGTGTTGACCCGGCATACCGTACCGGTTGCAAACTTTGTGTTGTAAACGAACAAGGTACTGTCTTACAAAAAGGTGTCATCTACCCACATGAAAAGTATAAAGGTGAAGAACACATCGAAGATCGTGTCACTTTATCTGAAAAAATCATCAGACAATTCATTGCGAAACACAATGTCGATATCATCGCCATTGGGAATGGAACAGCCTCCCGCGAAACTGAAGCCTTTATTGCAGAGCTCCTTAAGAAGTATGACTTAACGACAAAGTATGTCATTGTGTCAGAAGCAGGCGCTTCGGTTTACTCTGCCTCAGAGTTGGCGAGAGAAGAATTCCCTGAATATTCGGTTGAAGAACGTTCAGCAGCATCCATTGCGAGACGTCTTCAAGACCCACTATCAGAACTTGTTAAAATTGATCCGAAGTCAATTGGTGTTGGTCAATATCAACACGACGTATCACAAAAGAAATTATCTGAATCCCTAGATTTTATTGTAAGTAACGCTGTAAACCAAGTTGGCGTCAACGTCAACACGGCTTCAAAATCCTTACTTACCTATGTATCTGGATTAAATAAAACGGTCTCCGAAAATATCGTGAAGCACCGTGATCAGCATGGCGCGTTTAAATCACGCGAAGACATTAAAAAAGTCCCTCGTCTAGGGGACAAAGCGTTTGAACAATCGGTGGGGTTCTTACGCATCGTCGGTGGCGATGAAGCGCTTGATATGACAGCGATTCACCCAGAATCTTACGCCACTGCCAAACAGATCATGAAAAAATATCAGATTACACCAGACCAATTTGGTAAACCTGAATTGAAGAAAGTCATCGATCAAATCAACAGAGCAGCCTTACAACAAGAACTCTCTGTGGATAAATACACCTTAAACGACATATTAGATGCATTTATTGCCCCTCAAAGAGACCCAAGAGACCAGTTTGACGCACCAGTTTTAAGAAACGATATTCTCCATCTCGAAGACTTAAAACCAGGTATGATGTTAGAAGGTACCGTCAGAAACGTAGTTGATTTCGGTGCATTCGTAGATTGCGGTTTAAAAGAAGATGGTTTAGTCCATATTTCGAAACTTTCCAAAGGCTTTGTCAAACATCCAAAAGATGTGGTCGCCGTTGGAGACATTATCAAAGTATGGGTATTAAGTGTAGATGAAAAACGAGGCAAAGTCTCTCTCTCTATGATTGAACCTCGATAA
- the acpS gene encoding holo-ACP synthase — protein sequence MMTTGIDLVEINRIRALYSTAFIERILSKKERQFFEDIQNESRRFTFLAGRFAAKEALFKALKKGDKTMNFADITILNDEDGAPYIESFPKGQLYKTELSISHTDLYAVAIVLLEIKE from the coding sequence ATGATGACCACAGGTATTGATTTGGTCGAAATCAACCGTATTAGAGCGTTGTACAGTACTGCATTTATCGAACGGATTCTCTCTAAAAAAGAACGTCAATTTTTTGAAGATATTCAAAATGAGTCTCGGCGATTTACTTTTTTAGCCGGTCGTTTCGCAGCGAAAGAAGCGTTATTTAAAGCCTTGAAAAAAGGCGATAAAACGATGAATTTCGCCGACATCACTATTTTGAATGATGAAGATGGAGCGCCTTATATTGAATCATTCCCTAAGGGTCAGCTTTACAAGACTGAATTAAGCATTTCACACACCGATCTCTACGCTGTAGCGATTGTCTTACTTGAAATAAAAGAATAA
- the whiA gene encoding DNA-binding protein WhiA has translation MSFARTVKDEIVKIRTDAKEQLAELSALLHLNTDIHLTSEGVHLEFHTNNPSIARRFFVLIKNMYDAKTEIISKKEMRLKKKSGYLVLVKSHVNKIMDEHSMVDQNTLEYEFLTETDEEKRAYLRGAFLASGSVNDPIKPTYHLELFVMDKTDAIFIQRLMNHFDLNAKITKRRQGLIVYLKESEAISAFLSAIGAVEAVFKFEDERIKRDFNNSINRLINIEIANEKKTIEAANEQLEDIELIKANKAFGTIDAKLKDTIRLREAYPEASLNELIEKYQEETGQTISKSGMNHRLLKIKALADFIREGKK, from the coding sequence ATGTCATTTGCGAGAACAGTTAAAGATGAGATTGTCAAAATTAGAACAGATGCGAAAGAACAACTAGCAGAATTATCGGCGTTGTTACATTTAAACACCGATATTCATTTAACCAGTGAAGGCGTCCATCTAGAGTTTCATACGAATAACCCTTCGATTGCGAGAAGGTTTTTCGTGCTCATCAAAAACATGTATGATGCGAAAACAGAAATTATCTCCAAAAAAGAGATGAGATTAAAAAAGAAGAGCGGTTATTTGGTATTGGTTAAATCCCATGTAAACAAAATCATGGATGAACATTCGATGGTGGATCAAAACACACTAGAGTATGAGTTTTTAACTGAAACCGATGAAGAAAAAAGAGCTTATCTGCGTGGAGCGTTTCTCGCTTCTGGTTCAGTCAATGACCCCATTAAACCCACCTATCACTTAGAATTATTTGTGATGGATAAAACCGACGCTATCTTCATTCAAAGATTAATGAATCACTTTGATTTGAATGCAAAAATCACCAAACGTCGACAAGGCTTAATTGTCTATCTAAAGGAATCTGAAGCGATCAGTGCATTTTTGAGCGCGATTGGTGCTGTAGAAGCGGTATTTAAGTTTGAAGATGAACGCATCAAACGCGATTTCAACAATTCCATCAACCGTTTGATCAACATTGAAATCGCCAATGAAAAGAAAACCATTGAAGCAGCGAATGAGCAATTAGAAGATATAGAATTGATTAAAGCCAATAAAGCGTTCGGTACCATCGATGCGAAACTAAAAGACACCATCCGTTTGCGTGAAGCATACCCTGAAGCGTCTTTGAATGAACTCATAGAAAAGTACCAAGAAGAAACCGGTCAAACCATTTCTAAATCTGGGATGAACCATCGCCTATTAAAAATAAAAGCTTTGGCAGATTTCATTCGGGAGGGTAAAAAATGA
- a CDS encoding NAD(P)/FAD-dependent oxidoreductase gives MYDLVIIGAGPAGLTAAIYAQRANLKTIMIEKSAPGGQIVNTGEIENYTGFTKLSGGDLALNMFNHAMALGVEYGYGDVRSIQKVDQTFKIVTDQETYDAKACIVASGMIQRKLGLEHEERLSSNGISWCAICDGPIYKGEDVVVIGGGNSAVEESSYLSTLVNHLTIVQNLPHFTADKKSIDHLNKQPNVTAYFDSLVTQFIVENDKLTGVEITNSKTTEKTIIPCKGVFEYIGWNPNTYMLKGLNITNAWGYIEANEKMETAIPGLFAAGDVRVKQIRQVVTATADGAIAVQNVLRYLESRE, from the coding sequence ATGTATGATTTAGTGATTATAGGGGCAGGACCTGCTGGATTAACCGCAGCGATTTACGCTCAACGTGCGAATTTAAAAACCATCATGATTGAAAAAAGCGCACCCGGTGGACAAATTGTGAACACTGGAGAAATCGAAAACTATACGGGTTTTACAAAACTCTCTGGTGGTGATTTAGCCCTAAACATGTTCAATCACGCCATGGCGTTAGGGGTTGAATATGGTTACGGCGATGTCCGTTCTATCCAAAAGGTAGATCAAACATTTAAAATTGTTACCGATCAAGAAACCTATGATGCTAAAGCCTGCATTGTCGCTTCCGGCATGATTCAACGTAAATTAGGCCTAGAACACGAAGAAAGACTCTCATCCAATGGGATTAGTTGGTGTGCAATTTGTGACGGACCGATTTATAAAGGTGAAGATGTTGTGGTCATTGGTGGGGGTAATAGTGCGGTTGAAGAATCGAGTTATCTTTCTACACTCGTGAATCATTTAACCATCGTCCAAAATTTACCGCATTTCACCGCGGACAAAAAATCCATTGATCATTTAAATAAACAACCGAACGTTACAGCCTATTTCGATTCATTGGTCACTCAGTTTATTGTGGAAAATGACAAATTAACTGGGGTTGAAATCACCAACAGTAAAACGACAGAAAAGACCATTATTCCATGCAAAGGTGTATTTGAATACATCGGGTGGAATCCAAACACATATATGTTAAAAGGCTTAAATATCACCAATGCTTGGGGATACATTGAAGCCAATGAAAAAATGGAAACAGCCATCCCTGGGCTATTCGCTGCAGGGGATGTTAGAGTCAAACAAATCCGACAAGTCGTCACAGCGACCGCCGATGGCGCCATCGCTGTTCAAAATGTATTAAGATATCTTGAATCTAGGGAATAA
- a CDS encoding HAD-IA family hydrolase, giving the protein MIDTVLFDLDGTLIDSNHLIITTFKYVFETELPHIQMKEEDYFPFIGPTLVQGFGKYVQDEAQIQHLIQVYRKKNLELHDDYVKAFEGAQALLIHLKSRGIQTGIVSSKMHFLIERGLKVTGLLPYFDVIIGSDDVVNHKPHPEPIQKALSLFDDIDEAIYVGDHPNDILSGKAAGIKTIGMNYSWNLEDLKKAKADYYLDTLIQIKEVI; this is encoded by the coding sequence ATGATCGATACCGTTTTGTTTGATTTAGACGGTACCCTCATCGATTCTAATCACCTCATTATAACGACTTTTAAATACGTATTTGAAACTGAATTACCACATATTCAAATGAAAGAAGAAGATTACTTCCCTTTTATCGGACCGACACTTGTACAAGGGTTTGGCAAGTATGTTCAAGATGAGGCCCAAATTCAACATTTAATACAGGTGTATCGTAAGAAAAACTTAGAGTTACATGACGATTATGTTAAAGCGTTTGAAGGTGCCCAAGCGTTATTGATTCATTTGAAATCTCGCGGTATTCAAACGGGGATTGTCTCTTCAAAGATGCACTTTTTGATCGAACGTGGTCTTAAAGTAACTGGATTGTTACCTTATTTTGACGTCATCATCGGTTCAGATGATGTCGTTAACCACAAACCCCATCCAGAACCCATTCAAAAAGCTTTAAGCCTATTCGATGATATCGATGAAGCCATTTATGTTGGTGACCATCCGAACGATATTTTGTCGGGTAAAGCGGCCGGTATTAAAACCATCGGGATGAATTATAGTTGGAATTTGGAGGACTTAAAGAAAGCGAAAGCGGATTATTATTTAGATACACTTATTCAAATAAAAGAGGTGATTTAA
- the lgt gene encoding prolipoprotein diacylglyceryl transferase: MNNIVEHIKKHQRNYIIGSAMVVWFILLVTIATRGDAPYESIAIQVGSLRVAWYAVFILTGIIFGAIMAMEEADLIGVKRDDIYDGLLYAVPLAIIGARLYYVMFDPNGTYESFIDVINIPNGGLAIHGAVITTLVFIIFFTKFKKLSIWKLLDLLAPGFLIGQVLGRWGNFMNQEANGIATTRDFLRNTLKLPKFIVDNMYFYDSNVGETNYYHPTFLYEGVWNFFGLILMLVLRRRKGLKSGDLIGVYLIWYGLGRAVIEQYLRTDPLMLGDTNIRINVLNSIVLFMGGGIAYLILKRVFFKELPDYVDTITPREKQ, translated from the coding sequence GTGAATAATATCGTTGAACACATCAAAAAGCATCAAAGAAACTACATCATCGGATCAGCGATGGTGGTTTGGTTTATCTTATTGGTTACGATAGCGACCCGTGGTGACGCACCGTATGAATCCATCGCGATTCAAGTGGGATCACTCCGTGTGGCTTGGTATGCAGTATTCATTTTAACCGGGATCATATTCGGTGCCATCATGGCGATGGAAGAAGCTGATTTAATCGGTGTAAAACGCGATGATATCTATGATGGACTGCTTTACGCGGTGCCACTAGCCATCATCGGTGCGAGACTTTATTATGTCATGTTTGATCCAAATGGCACTTATGAAAGTTTCATCGATGTCATCAATATTCCAAATGGTGGATTGGCCATCCATGGCGCAGTCATCACAACGTTGGTATTCATCATTTTCTTCACCAAGTTTAAAAAACTATCCATTTGGAAATTACTAGACTTACTTGCACCTGGGTTCTTGATCGGTCAAGTTTTAGGTCGTTGGGGCAATTTTATGAACCAAGAAGCCAATGGGATTGCGACCACGAGAGACTTTTTAAGAAACACCCTTAAGTTACCAAAATTCATTGTAGATAATATGTATTTCTATGACTCAAATGTGGGTGAAACCAATTATTACCATCCAACCTTCTTATATGAAGGGGTTTGGAACTTCTTTGGTTTGATATTGATGTTGGTTTTAAGAAGACGTAAAGGCTTGAAGTCTGGGGATTTAATTGGGGTTTATCTCATTTGGTATGGACTCGGTCGTGCGGTTATTGAACAATATTTAAGAACTGACCCATTGATGCTTGGCGATACCAATATCCGAATCAATGTGTTGAACTCCATCGTATTATTCATGGGTGGTGGGATTGCGTATCTCATCCTTAAACGCGTATTCTTTAAAGAATTACCAGATTATGTGGATACCATTACACCGAGGGAAAAACAATGA
- the hprK gene encoding HPr(Ser) kinase/phosphatase: MNGIKVIHLVKDNQLEILAGHPGLENFIYEDMISRPGIELAGFMDFFDSKRVILIGSKENSFSNLFSEVIQEERIRDIFGHKPPAVIFSVNVEVSPLYIRLGNEYGIPILKSNLRTTALNSKLYSYLQEKLTERQTVHGVLMDIGGLGTLIIGKSGIGKSETALELIKRGHILISDDRVDVYQKDVGILIGQAPKILERYLEIRGIGIVDVVSMFGVGAYRETKKIRLVVELEKWEENKYYDRLGLDLETTKYFDTEIPKVVIPVLPGRNVATLVESAAMNEKLKYMGYHAAFNLTREITRHMKKSEENDRE, encoded by the coding sequence ATGAACGGCATTAAAGTAATTCACTTGGTTAAAGACAATCAATTGGAAATTTTGGCAGGTCATCCAGGCTTAGAAAACTTCATTTATGAAGATATGATTTCTCGCCCCGGGATTGAATTGGCCGGCTTTATGGACTTTTTCGATTCCAAACGTGTGATTTTAATTGGGTCAAAAGAGAATTCATTCTCAAATCTATTTTCTGAAGTCATCCAAGAAGAACGTATTCGTGATATCTTCGGACACAAGCCACCAGCAGTCATATTCTCGGTCAATGTCGAGGTTTCACCACTCTACATTCGATTGGGCAATGAATACGGCATACCTATTTTAAAGTCCAACTTAAGAACCACAGCATTAAATTCTAAGCTGTACTCCTACCTTCAAGAGAAGTTAACTGAACGTCAAACCGTCCATGGTGTTTTAATGGATATCGGTGGATTAGGCACACTCATCATTGGTAAGAGTGGCATAGGTAAGAGCGAAACCGCTCTTGAACTAATTAAGCGTGGACACATCTTGATTTCAGATGATCGTGTGGATGTTTATCAAAAAGATGTTGGCATCCTGATTGGTCAAGCACCGAAAATATTGGAAAGATACCTTGAAATTAGAGGGATTGGCATCGTAGATGTCGTATCGATGTTTGGTGTCGGTGCTTATCGTGAAACCAAAAAGATTCGTCTGGTTGTTGAACTTGAAAAGTGGGAAGAAAACAAATATTATGACCGTTTAGGTCTAGATTTGGAAACCACCAAGTATTTTGATACAGAGATTCCTAAAGTTGTCATCCCTGTTTTACCAGGTAGAAACGTCGCAACCCTCGTGGAAAGCGCGGCGATGAATGAAAAATTGAAATATATGGGCTATCACGCTGCGTTCAATTTAACGCGCGAGATTACCCGACATATGAAGAAATCAGAGGAAAATGACCGTGAATAA
- a CDS encoding phage holin family protein, with product MRKGIKAFFQGDSYSIGYLMSTIINMLAVATTVGITMQLKVTSFEGFMIYVILFTLLDTMVSLLIKRYYFQFVIQSFGLILALVGLILIFITEQLVPDVYFESVFGIIGFTVFFLVFRLLLIYTYEKTIGQKKGLK from the coding sequence ATGAGAAAAGGCATAAAAGCATTTTTTCAAGGGGATTCCTATAGCATTGGCTATTTGATGTCAACCATCATCAATATGCTCGCTGTTGCCACCACGGTAGGGATTACAATGCAGCTAAAAGTGACTTCATTTGAAGGATTCATGATTTATGTCATCCTATTTACCCTACTAGATACCATGGTCAGCTTATTGATCAAACGTTATTATTTTCAATTTGTGATTCAATCATTTGGATTGATACTCGCATTGGTCGGTTTAATCTTAATTTTCATCACTGAACAACTGGTTCCAGATGTCTATTTTGAATCTGTTTTTGGCATCATCGGGTTTACAGTATTTTTTCTCGTATTCAGATTATTGTTAATATATACTTATGAGAAAACCATAGGTCAAAAAAAGGGGTTGAAGTGA
- the uvrA gene encoding excinuclease ABC subunit UvrA, with the protein MSNNDFIVIKGAKENNLKNIDLTIPKNKLIVMTGLSGSGKSSLAFDTLYQEGQRRYVESLSSYARQFLGSFEKPNVDKIDGLSPAISIDQRTTSKNPRSTVGTVTEIYDYLRLMYSKIGIPYCPGTDIPLSKQTIEEMTNRVLDLGENTRVMVLSPVVKLQKGTHKKVLEGFVKDGFVRAIINGELVDLEPVIDLDKNKKHDISLVIDRLVIKDDIRSRLYDALELAANKSGGFVEVQIVGGEKLTFSQTYACPDSDFTIPDLEPRLFSFNSPIGACPECNGLGKKLTVSEDLVVNFNRSLNDGGIVPYRNQDDENLQGLELQTVCKHYNIDMDIPIKDLDRDKLDIILYGSKDKIHFKLQSSSGRVHETVRLYEGVISNLSRRYIETSSTWIREWIESYMTEQVCPVCNGKRLNKAALSVKIDGLNIAELTDMSVEQILIRKDNFKLNTQQTQIAESIINEVNARLTFLKDVGLEYLTLSREAATLSGGEAQRIRLATQIGSKLSGVLYVLDEPSIGLHQKDNQKLIDTLKKMRDLGNTLVVVEHDEETMMSADYLVDIGPGAGVHGGELVAYGTPQEVMQNPNSITGLYLSGKLKIDVPEIRREGNGKFITVVGASHNNLKNIDVSFPLGKMVCVTGVSGSGKSSLVNEILYKGIHRMLYKTKDEPGKHKEIIGVENVNRIIDISQSPIGRTPRSNPATYTGVFDDIRDVFSMTNEAKVRGYQKGRFSFNVKGGRCESCGGDGVKRITMHFLPDVYVQCEACGGTRYNRETLQVKYKGKNISEILDMTIENALDFFENIPKIKDKLQIIYDVGLGYMTLGQSATTLSGGEAQRVKLASELYRKITPETLYILDEPTTGLHTDDVKRLMSVINRIVDEGATVVIIEHNLDVIKSADYIIDLGKEGGSTGGNIVTMGTPEDVVNCPDSYTGDYLRPLLRKS; encoded by the coding sequence ATGAGCAATAATGATTTTATTGTCATCAAAGGTGCGAAAGAAAATAACCTCAAAAATATCGATTTAACCATCCCTAAAAACAAACTGATCGTCATGACCGGTTTATCTGGGTCTGGTAAATCGTCTTTAGCATTTGACACCCTGTATCAAGAAGGTCAAAGACGTTATGTTGAATCTTTATCGTCTTACGCAAGACAATTCTTAGGGTCCTTTGAAAAACCCAATGTAGATAAAATTGATGGGCTAAGTCCAGCCATTTCTATTGATCAAAGAACCACGTCTAAAAACCCACGGTCAACCGTAGGTACAGTCACTGAAATTTATGACTATCTACGCCTAATGTATTCCAAAATTGGGATTCCTTACTGCCCAGGCACAGATATCCCGCTTTCTAAACAAACGATTGAAGAAATGACCAATCGTGTTTTAGACTTGGGGGAAAATACCCGTGTCATGGTATTGAGTCCGGTGGTTAAACTACAAAAAGGTACCCACAAGAAAGTATTGGAAGGGTTTGTAAAAGATGGGTTTGTAAGAGCCATTATCAATGGTGAGTTGGTTGACTTAGAACCTGTGATTGATTTGGATAAAAACAAGAAACACGACATCTCGTTGGTCATCGACCGCTTGGTCATCAAAGATGATATTAGAAGCCGTCTTTATGATGCTTTAGAACTCGCTGCCAATAAGTCTGGTGGTTTTGTAGAGGTACAAATCGTGGGTGGTGAAAAACTCACCTTTAGTCAAACTTATGCATGCCCCGATAGTGATTTCACCATACCGGATTTAGAACCAAGACTATTCTCATTTAACTCACCCATTGGTGCATGTCCTGAATGTAATGGTTTGGGTAAAAAACTGACTGTATCGGAAGACTTGGTGGTCAATTTCAACCGTAGTTTAAACGATGGCGGCATCGTGCCTTACCGTAATCAAGACGATGAAAATCTACAGGGATTAGAACTTCAAACGGTATGCAAACACTACAATATCGATATGGATATTCCAATCAAAGATTTGGATCGTGATAAACTCGATATCATACTTTATGGATCTAAAGATAAGATTCACTTTAAACTCCAAAGTTCATCGGGTAGAGTACATGAAACCGTGCGTTTATATGAAGGGGTTATCAGCAACCTTTCACGTCGTTACATTGAAACCAGTAGTACCTGGATTCGCGAATGGATTGAGTCTTATATGACTGAACAAGTTTGCCCAGTATGTAACGGAAAACGTCTTAATAAAGCGGCTTTAAGCGTTAAGATTGATGGATTAAATATCGCTGAATTGACCGATATGTCGGTTGAACAAATCCTCATTCGTAAAGACAATTTCAAACTCAATACCCAGCAAACTCAGATTGCAGAAAGCATCATCAATGAAGTAAATGCCAGACTGACTTTCTTAAAAGATGTGGGGTTAGAATATTTAACATTATCCCGTGAAGCAGCCACCCTCTCTGGTGGGGAAGCCCAACGTATTCGATTAGCTACCCAAATTGGTTCTAAGCTATCAGGTGTCTTATATGTACTAGATGAACCATCCATCGGTTTACATCAAAAAGACAATCAAAAACTCATTGATACCCTAAAGAAAATGCGTGATTTAGGCAACACATTGGTGGTCGTAGAACACGATGAAGAAACCATGATGTCAGCCGATTATTTGGTCGATATCGGACCAGGTGCGGGTGTTCATGGTGGTGAATTGGTTGCTTATGGTACACCACAAGAAGTCATGCAAAACCCAAACAGTATCACCGGGTTATATTTATCAGGTAAGCTAAAAATCGATGTGCCAGAAATTAGACGTGAAGGTAATGGTAAGTTCATCACTGTGGTTGGTGCTTCCCATAATAACTTAAAAAATATCGACGTATCATTCCCGCTTGGAAAAATGGTTTGTGTTACTGGTGTATCCGGTTCTGGTAAATCATCTTTAGTCAATGAAATCCTCTATAAAGGGATCCACAGAATGCTTTATAAGACCAAAGATGAACCAGGTAAGCACAAAGAAATTATTGGTGTAGAAAACGTCAATCGTATCATCGACATTTCACAAAGCCCGATTGGTAGAACGCCACGAAGTAATCCAGCCACTTATACAGGTGTATTCGATGACATCAGAGATGTTTTCTCGATGACCAATGAAGCGAAGGTGAGAGGCTATCAAAAAGGTCGTTTCTCCTTTAATGTCAAAGGTGGTCGCTGCGAATCTTGTGGTGGTGACGGTGTCAAACGCATCACCATGCATTTCTTACCGGACGTGTACGTACAATGTGAAGCGTGTGGTGGGACCCGTTATAACCGTGAAACACTACAAGTTAAATATAAAGGTAAAAACATTTCTGAAATCTTAGATATGACCATTGAAAATGCCTTAGATTTCTTTGAAAACATCCCTAAGATTAAAGATAAACTCCAAATCATCTATGATGTTGGCTTAGGTTACATGACTTTAGGTCAATCCGCAACCACACTGTCCGGTGGTGAAGCCCAACGTGTTAAGCTCGCTTCCGAACTTTATCGAAAAATTACCCCAGAAACACTCTATATATTGGATGAACCAACCACAGGATTACACACCGACGACGTGAAACGTTTGATGAGTGTCATCAACCGTATCGTCGATGAAGGTGCAACCGTGGTCATCATCGAACATAACTTAGATGTCATTAAGAGTGCTGACTATATCATCGATTTGGGCAAAGAAGGCGGTTCAACCGGTGGGAACATCGTGACGATGGGTACCCCAGAAGACGTGGTGAATTGCCCAGATTCATACACAGGGGATTATCTTAGACCCTTACTTAGGAAGTCTTAA